Proteins from a genomic interval of Stenotrophomonas sp. WZN-1:
- the eda gene encoding bifunctional 4-hydroxy-2-oxoglutarate aldolase/2-dehydro-3-deoxy-phosphogluconate aldolase: MSSADPRLRALLKLAPVIPVYTPEDVNEAVEVAQALFRGGLPVIEVTLRTPQALDAIKAMVEAVPDAVIGAGTVLNAAQMQAAKQAGARFAVSPGAMPTLYAAARDADLPYLPGAATASDLILGLEHGHDTFKFFPAVQAGGAALLAAWHGPFADVRFCPTGGISAQTAPQFLHLPNVLCVGGSWLTTPALLQTRDWDAIERLAREASVLAS, translated from the coding sequence ATGTCCAGCGCTGATCCGCGCCTGCGCGCGCTGTTGAAGCTGGCACCGGTGATTCCGGTGTACACCCCCGAAGATGTGAATGAAGCGGTCGAAGTGGCCCAGGCGCTGTTCCGCGGCGGTCTGCCGGTGATCGAAGTGACGCTGCGCACGCCGCAGGCGCTGGATGCGATCAAGGCGATGGTCGAGGCCGTGCCCGATGCGGTAATCGGTGCCGGCACCGTGCTCAACGCCGCGCAGATGCAGGCAGCCAAGCAGGCCGGTGCGCGTTTCGCGGTGTCCCCCGGTGCCATGCCGACGCTGTATGCCGCCGCGCGTGATGCCGACCTGCCGTACCTGCCCGGTGCCGCCACTGCCTCCGACCTGATTTTGGGCCTGGAGCACGGCCACGACACCTTCAAGTTCTTCCCGGCAGTGCAGGCCGGTGGCGCTGCGCTGCTGGCGGCCTGGCACGGCCCGTTCGCCGATGTGCGCTTCTGCCCGACCGGCGGCATCAGCGCGCAGACTGCGCCGCAGTTCCTGCACCTGCCCAACGTGCTGTGCGTGGGCGGCTCGTGGCTGACCACCCCGGCGCTGCTGCAGACCCGCGACTGGGATGCCATTGAACGCTTGGCCCGCGAGGCCTCGGTGCTGGCCAGCTGA
- the adhP gene encoding alcohol dehydrogenase AdhP, with protein sequence MNSTMKAAVVREFGKPLVIEEVQVPRPGAGEVLVRIEACGVCHTDLHAAEGDWPVKPNPPFIPGHEGVGHVVAVGGGVGHVKEGDRVGIPWLYSACGHCEHCLGGWETLCETQRNTGYSVNGGFAEYALADANYVGLLPKNVGFVEIAPVLCAGVTVYKGLKVTDTKPGDWVAISGIGGLGHMAVQYARAMGLNVAAVDVDHNKLALARQLGAQITVNARTTDPAAFLRKEIGGAHGALVTAVSPKAFEQALGMVRRGGTVSLNGLPPGNFPLDIFGMVLNGITVRGSIVGTRLDLQESLQFAAEGKVAATVSTDRLENINDVFARMHAGTIEGRVVLDFAA encoded by the coding sequence ATGAATTCAACCATGAAGGCCGCTGTCGTGCGTGAGTTCGGCAAGCCACTGGTGATCGAGGAAGTCCAGGTACCACGCCCGGGGGCGGGCGAGGTGCTGGTCAGGATCGAGGCCTGTGGCGTCTGCCACACCGACCTGCACGCCGCCGAGGGCGACTGGCCGGTGAAACCGAACCCGCCGTTCATCCCCGGCCACGAGGGCGTGGGGCACGTCGTGGCCGTGGGAGGCGGGGTAGGGCACGTCAAGGAAGGCGACAGGGTCGGCATCCCCTGGTTGTACTCGGCGTGTGGCCATTGCGAACACTGCCTGGGTGGCTGGGAGACGTTGTGCGAGACACAGCGCAACACCGGTTACTCGGTCAACGGCGGCTTCGCCGAGTACGCACTGGCCGATGCCAACTATGTCGGCCTGCTTCCGAAGAACGTGGGCTTCGTCGAGATCGCGCCGGTGCTGTGCGCCGGCGTGACCGTCTACAAGGGCCTGAAGGTCACCGACACCAAACCCGGTGACTGGGTGGCGATTTCCGGCATCGGTGGCCTGGGCCACATGGCGGTGCAGTACGCCCGCGCGATGGGCCTGAACGTGGCTGCGGTGGACGTGGACCACAACAAGCTGGCATTGGCCCGGCAGCTCGGCGCGCAGATCACCGTGAACGCGCGCACCACCGATCCGGCCGCCTTTCTCAGGAAGGAAATCGGCGGCGCGCATGGTGCGCTGGTCACCGCGGTGTCGCCGAAGGCGTTCGAGCAGGCACTGGGCATGGTCCGCCGTGGCGGCACCGTCTCGCTCAATGGCCTGCCACCCGGCAATTTCCCGCTGGATATCTTCGGCATGGTGCTCAACGGCATCACCGTGCGTGGCTCGATCGTCGGCACCCGGCTGGACCTGCAGGAGTCGCTGCAGTTCGCTGCCGAAGGCAAGGTTGCGGCCACGGTCAGCACCGACCGCCTGGAAAACATCAACGACGTGTTCGCGCGCATGCACGCGGGCACCATTGAAGGCCGCGTGGTGCTCGACTTCGCCGCCTGA
- a CDS encoding Lrp/AsnC family transcriptional regulator: MAGEVQFDRTDIRLLAEIQRDGRATNAELATRVNLSPSACLRRLQRLESEGVIVGYGARLEPRQLRLGLQAFVRVQLEKHDQAAIGHFVDSVQAWDEVVACHALTGDMDYLLHVYVRDLEHFSRFLLDRLLNAGGVADANSSFVLRTVKGFQALPLSQLEP; this comes from the coding sequence ATGGCCGGAGAAGTCCAGTTCGATCGCACGGATATACGCCTGCTGGCTGAAATCCAGCGGGATGGGCGCGCCACCAACGCCGAGCTGGCGACGCGGGTGAACCTCTCACCCTCGGCCTGCCTGCGCCGCCTGCAGCGGCTGGAAAGCGAGGGCGTGATCGTCGGCTATGGCGCGCGGCTGGAACCGCGTCAGCTGCGGCTGGGCCTGCAGGCCTTCGTGCGCGTGCAGCTGGAGAAGCACGACCAGGCCGCGATCGGCCACTTCGTCGACAGCGTGCAGGCCTGGGATGAAGTAGTGGCCTGCCATGCGCTGACCGGCGACATGGACTACCTGCTGCACGTCTACGTGCGCGACCTGGAGCACTTCTCGCGCTTCCTGCTGGACCGGCTGCTCAATGCCGGTGGCGTGGCCGATGCCAATTCCAGCTTCGTGCTGCGCACGGTGAAGGGTTTCCAGGCGTTGCCGTTGTCGCAGCTGGAGCCCTGA
- a CDS encoding cysteine dioxygenase family protein, producing MDLQTSPYPPFRGRDRLIAAVDAAVTSGDAGRITADLQLALQEAITDSRIELPECVHRPVSDHYARRPLYHSREHGYSVIAMSWGPGQGTPLHDHDAMWCVEGVWLGELEITRYELLERAGERWRFHRHAALRGGCGSAGSLIPPHEYHTLRNASDDALAISVHVYEAQMERSAVFDPLGGDWYQRRIQALQADPA from the coding sequence ATGGACCTGCAGACTTCTCCGTATCCGCCGTTCCGTGGCCGCGACCGGTTGATCGCCGCGGTCGACGCGGCGGTGACCTCCGGTGATGCCGGTCGGATCACCGCCGACCTGCAGCTGGCGCTGCAGGAAGCCATAACCGACAGCCGCATCGAGTTGCCCGAATGCGTGCATCGGCCGGTCAGTGATCATTACGCGCGACGTCCGCTGTACCACAGCCGCGAACACGGCTACAGCGTGATTGCCATGAGCTGGGGCCCAGGGCAGGGCACGCCGCTGCACGACCACGATGCCATGTGGTGTGTGGAGGGAGTGTGGTTGGGCGAACTGGAGATCACCCGTTACGAGCTGCTGGAGCGCGCCGGCGAGCGTTGGCGTTTCCACCGCCACGCCGCGCTGCGCGGGGGCTGCGGCAGTGCCGGCAGCCTGATCCCGCCGCACGAATACCACACCCTGCGCAACGCCAGCGATGACGCACTGGCGATCTCGGTGCACGTGTACGAGGCGCAGATGGAGCGCTCGGCAGTATTCGACCCGCTCGGCGGCGACTGGTACCAGCGCCGCATCCAGGCACTGCAGGCCGACCCCGCCTGA
- a CDS encoding patatin-like phospholipase family protein, which yields MSLFRPRMLLSVALIGLLAGCGGDPVRPTPPPAPTVVPQAKPIRIGIALGGGAAKGFAHIGVIKMLEANGFEPAVVSGTSAGSVVGALYASGMDAFQMQSKAVALDEASIRDVRLFSGGLVQGQKLQDYVNEQVANRPAERLKKPFAAVATQLETGERSIFVRGNVGQAVRASSSIPGVFEPVKIGGRNYIDGGVVSPVPVDAARQLGADFVIAVDISSKASGKAPTDMLGIVNQSISIMGQRLGEQELARADIVIRPKVLDIGAADFSQRGTAILEGEKAAMAAMPQIRAKIQQLQRARAAAAAPAPVAAPKCEEASRLGKLMGRKDKC from the coding sequence ATGAGCCTGTTCCGCCCCCGCATGCTGCTGTCCGTCGCCCTGATCGGCCTGCTGGCCGGCTGCGGTGGCGACCCGGTCCGTCCCACGCCGCCGCCGGCGCCGACCGTGGTGCCGCAGGCCAAGCCGATCAGGATCGGCATCGCCCTCGGTGGTGGCGCAGCCAAGGGCTTCGCGCACATCGGCGTGATCAAGATGCTGGAGGCCAACGGCTTCGAGCCGGCCGTGGTCTCGGGCACCAGCGCCGGCAGCGTGGTCGGTGCGCTGTACGCCAGCGGCATGGACGCCTTCCAGATGCAGAGCAAGGCGGTCGCGCTGGACGAAGCCAGCATCCGCGACGTGCGCCTGTTCTCCGGTGGCCTGGTGCAGGGCCAGAAGCTGCAGGACTACGTCAACGAGCAGGTCGCCAACCGTCCCGCCGAGCGCCTGAAAAAGCCGTTCGCCGCCGTTGCCACCCAGCTGGAAACCGGCGAGCGCTCGATCTTCGTGCGCGGCAACGTCGGCCAGGCGGTGCGCGCGTCCAGCAGCATCCCCGGCGTGTTCGAGCCGGTGAAGATCGGCGGCCGCAACTACATCGACGGCGGCGTGGTCAGCCCGGTGCCGGTGGATGCCGCTCGCCAGCTCGGCGCCGACTTCGTGATCGCCGTGGACATCTCCAGCAAGGCCAGCGGCAAGGCGCCGACCGACATGCTGGGCATCGTCAACCAGTCCATCTCGATCATGGGCCAGCGCCTGGGCGAGCAGGAACTCGCGCGCGCCGACATCGTCATCCGCCCGAAGGTACTGGACATCGGTGCCGCCGATTTCAGCCAGCGTGGCACCGCGATCCTGGAAGGCGAAAAGGCCGCGATGGCGGCCATGCCGCAGATCCGCGCGAAGATCCAGCAACTGCAGCGCGCGCGTGCCGCTGCAGCGGCACCGGCCCCGGTGGCCGCGCCGAAGTGCGAGGAAGCCTCGCGCCTGGGCAAGCTGATGGGCCGCAAGGACAAGTGCTGA
- a CDS encoding TIGR00266 family protein: MTQWYFHASAQAERIGPLDDEAARRYAQTNPRALAWCQGMSGWTSLAEVPELQSAAPGMPNTPPPVPAAASGRADDIEFRIVGHEMQFVEIELDPGESAIAEAGALMFKDATVQMDTVFGAATGDQGGGLMGKVMAAGRRVLTGESLFATVYTQSGHGKGKVAFAAPYPGTVLAMRLDQHGGRLICQKDSFLAGARGVQIGVQFQRKIMTGLFGGEGFIMQKLEGDGWVFIHAGGCVVERELAAGERLDVDTGCVVAYHPTVDMDVRRVAGIKSMLFGGEGVFLATLTGPGKVWLQSLPFSRLAGRMWMAAPQGGGQSRGEGSVLGGLGRMLDGDNRF, translated from the coding sequence ATGACCCAGTGGTACTTCCATGCCTCCGCCCAGGCCGAGCGTATCGGCCCGCTTGATGACGAGGCCGCGCGCCGTTATGCGCAGACCAACCCGCGCGCGCTGGCCTGGTGCCAGGGCATGAGCGGGTGGACCTCGCTTGCCGAGGTGCCCGAACTGCAGTCCGCGGCCCCGGGCATGCCGAACACCCCGCCGCCGGTCCCCGCCGCCGCCAGCGGCCGTGCCGACGACATCGAATTCCGCATCGTCGGCCATGAAATGCAGTTCGTCGAAATCGAGCTTGATCCCGGCGAGAGCGCCATTGCCGAAGCCGGCGCACTGATGTTCAAGGACGCAACGGTGCAGATGGACACGGTGTTCGGTGCCGCCACCGGCGACCAGGGCGGCGGCTTGATGGGCAAGGTGATGGCCGCCGGCCGCCGTGTGCTGACTGGCGAGAGCCTGTTCGCTACCGTCTACACCCAGAGCGGCCACGGCAAGGGCAAGGTCGCCTTTGCCGCGCCCTACCCCGGCACCGTGCTGGCGATGCGCCTGGACCAGCATGGCGGCCGCCTGATCTGCCAGAAGGACAGCTTCCTGGCCGGCGCACGTGGCGTGCAGATCGGCGTGCAGTTCCAGCGCAAGATCATGACCGGCCTGTTCGGCGGCGAGGGCTTCATCATGCAGAAGCTGGAAGGCGACGGCTGGGTCTTCATCCACGCCGGCGGCTGCGTGGTCGAGCGTGAGCTGGCCGCAGGCGAGCGCCTGGACGTGGATACCGGCTGCGTGGTGGCGTATCACCCCACGGTGGACATGGACGTGCGCCGGGTCGCCGGCATCAAGAGCATGCTGTTCGGCGGCGAGGGCGTGTTCCTTGCCACGCTGACCGGGCCGGGCAAGGTCTGGCTGCAGTCGCTGCCGTTCTCGCGCCTGGCCGGCCGCATGTGGATGGCGGCACCGCAGGGCGGCGGCCAGAGCCGCGGCGAAGGCTCGGTGCTGGGCGGCCTGGGCCGGATGCTGGACGGCGACAACCGGTTCTGA
- a CDS encoding LacI family DNA-binding transcriptional regulator, producing the protein MSVRNISDAALPASKGKAATINDIARLSGVSKKTVSRIINNSPLVRKDTRDKVEALMREVGYVPDPLARGLAFRRSFLIGLVYDDPGAQCIVDLQHGALEALRGTGYELVVHPCDSQDPDCADGVRRFVQQQKLHGVILGPRASESVALAQMLDAIDCRYIRINAHASDDEAQAVVTHDRDGAAAAAGYLLSLGHRDIAVIAGPGDRRTARERTHGFLDRLAQVGLTLPGERVLEAGDTFESGVHAAERLLMGGQRPSAIFAGNDEMAAGVYQVALRAGIEVPQQLSIISYDDSPLASRLWPPLTSVRRHVSDIGRMAAAMLVQTDVPEAPTAASVHPQLMVRGSCRAVDG; encoded by the coding sequence ATGTCAGTGCGAAATATTAGCGATGCCGCGTTGCCGGCATCGAAGGGCAAGGCTGCCACGATCAACGACATCGCACGACTGTCGGGAGTTTCCAAGAAAACGGTTTCAAGAATCATCAACAACTCGCCGCTGGTGCGCAAAGACACCCGCGACAAGGTCGAGGCGTTGATGCGCGAGGTCGGTTACGTGCCCGACCCGCTGGCGCGCGGACTCGCGTTCCGCCGCTCCTTCCTGATCGGCCTGGTGTACGACGACCCCGGCGCCCAGTGCATTGTCGACCTGCAGCATGGCGCGCTGGAAGCGCTGCGTGGCACCGGCTATGAGCTGGTGGTGCACCCGTGCGACAGCCAGGATCCGGACTGCGCCGACGGCGTGCGCCGCTTCGTGCAGCAGCAGAAACTGCATGGCGTGATCCTTGGCCCGCGCGCCTCCGAGTCGGTGGCGCTGGCACAGATGCTGGACGCGATCGACTGCCGCTACATCCGCATCAACGCGCATGCCTCGGACGACGAAGCACAAGCGGTGGTCACCCACGATCGCGACGGTGCCGCTGCGGCTGCGGGCTACCTGCTCTCGCTGGGCCATCGCGATATCGCAGTGATTGCCGGTCCTGGTGACCGACGCACTGCCCGCGAGCGGACCCATGGATTCCTTGATCGACTGGCGCAGGTCGGCTTGACCCTGCCAGGTGAACGCGTGCTGGAAGCGGGCGATACGTTCGAGTCGGGCGTGCATGCCGCCGAACGGCTGCTGATGGGCGGACAACGCCCCAGTGCGATCTTCGCCGGCAACGACGAAATGGCGGCCGGCGTGTACCAGGTGGCGTTGCGTGCGGGCATCGAGGTGCCGCAGCAGTTGTCGATCATCAGCTACGACGACAGCCCGCTGGCGTCGCGGCTGTGGCCGCCGCTGACGTCGGTACGCCGCCACGTCTCCGACATCGGCCGCATGGCGGCGGCGATGCTGGTGCAGACCGACGTACCGGAGGCGCCGACCGCGGCCAGCGTGCATCCGCAGCTGATGGTGCGCGGTTCCTGCCGGGCCGTGGACGGCTGA
- the phhA gene encoding phenylalanine 4-monooxygenase, protein MDLAQPRRVEHQQTDKGYVPVYTTALVEQPWDTYSADDHATWSTLYQRQRELLVGRACQEFLDAQDEMGMSAHMIPRFDQLNEVLGAATGWTLVGVEGLLPELDFFDHLANRRFPVTWWIRRPDQIDYIAEPDLFHDLFGHVPLLMNPVFADYMEAYGRGGVKAHAIGPDALQNLTRLYWYTVEFGLIDTPDGLRIYGAGIVSSKGESLYSLESAAPNRIGFDLQRIMRTKYRIDTFQKTYFVIDSFEQLMQATSPDFTPIYAALADQAHLPAGEVQGDDRVFQRGTGEGWADGGDV, encoded by the coding sequence ATGGATCTCGCCCAGCCCCGCCGCGTCGAACACCAGCAGACCGACAAGGGCTACGTGCCGGTGTATACCACCGCGCTCGTCGAGCAGCCGTGGGACACCTACAGCGCCGACGACCACGCCACCTGGAGCACGCTGTACCAGCGCCAGCGCGAGCTGCTGGTCGGCCGTGCCTGCCAGGAGTTCCTGGACGCGCAGGACGAGATGGGCATGAGCGCGCACATGATTCCGCGCTTCGACCAGCTCAACGAAGTACTCGGCGCGGCCACCGGCTGGACCCTGGTCGGCGTCGAAGGCCTGCTGCCGGAACTGGATTTCTTCGACCACCTGGCCAACCGTCGTTTCCCGGTGACCTGGTGGATCCGTCGCCCGGACCAGATCGACTACATCGCCGAACCGGACCTGTTCCACGATCTGTTCGGCCACGTGCCGCTGCTGATGAACCCGGTGTTCGCCGACTACATGGAGGCGTACGGCCGTGGCGGCGTCAAGGCCCACGCGATCGGCCCGGATGCGCTGCAGAACCTGACCCGCCTGTACTGGTACACGGTGGAGTTCGGCCTGATCGATACGCCCGACGGCCTGCGCATCTACGGCGCCGGCATCGTGTCGTCGAAGGGCGAATCGCTGTACTCGCTGGAGTCGGCCGCGCCCAACCGCATCGGTTTCGACCTGCAGCGGATCATGCGCACCAAGTACCGCATCGACACCTTCCAGAAGACCTACTTCGTCATCGACAGCTTCGAACAGCTGATGCAGGCAACGTCACCGGACTTCACCCCGATCTACGCAGCGCTGGCCGACCAGGCGCATCTGCCGGCCGGCGAGGTGCAGGGCGATGACCGCGTGTTCCAGAGGGGCACCGGCGAAGGCTGGGCCGACGGCGGCGACGTGTAA
- a CDS encoding TonB-dependent receptor: protein MSPTRTSRGRFPVARPLVAALSALLPLVAAAQETPAAKDPVALDALQVTAQRRVENAKDVPVAVSAIQGEKLDVLGSAGDDIRFLAARVPSLNIESSYGRAFPRFYIRGLGNTDFDLNASQPVSLVYDDVVQESPLLKGFPLFDLANVEVLRGPQGTLFGRNTPAGVVKFDSARPSQDADGYIRVGYGSYNSWNVQGAYGGPLTDRWSARVSAIYQRRDDWVDNTRAGAPNSGFEGYDEAAGRVQFLYEGDDFEALFNLHKRKLNGTARLFRANIIEKGGNSLVENFDRDKVANDGVNFSDLKTWGGSARLQWNLGSMTLHSITGYETAESLNRGDIDGGYGAAFLGAGNYGPGLIPFSSESADGLPHHRQWTQEVRIESNEWGRFDWQAGVFYFDEDVTINNFNYDSLAPGNPQTGHVVQNQRNKAWAVFASGDFDVTDRFKLRAGVRYTQDKKDFSASVLQAVPFGTPVSGPYLANTDVNDVSWDLSGVYKLTDDINAYARVAKGFRAPSIQGRLAFAPGLSQADSEKVISYEAGIKADLFERRARLGLSVFRYNVDGQQLIAVGGTNNTATLLNADKTIGQGVELDLEAYLADNVLLTFGSSYNDTEIKDKDLAVAICGGGCTINDPTTVINGGTYALVNGNPLPQAPKWIHNATLRVGFPLSDGSELYAYTDWAYRSAVNFFIYESPEFRGRSSLEGGLRLGYNWDYGQYDVAVFGRNLTNQTRVVGAIDFNNLTGFLNEPRTWGVEFTAKF, encoded by the coding sequence ATGTCCCCGACCCGCACTTCCCGTGGCCGATTCCCGGTCGCGCGCCCCCTCGTTGCCGCTCTTTCCGCCCTGCTGCCGCTGGTAGCAGCCGCCCAGGAAACCCCCGCTGCCAAGGATCCGGTTGCCCTCGACGCCCTGCAGGTGACCGCGCAGCGCCGCGTCGAGAACGCCAAGGACGTGCCGGTCGCGGTCAGCGCGATCCAGGGCGAGAAGCTGGATGTGCTCGGCTCGGCCGGCGATGACATCCGTTTCCTGGCCGCACGCGTGCCCAGCCTCAACATCGAGTCGTCCTACGGTCGTGCCTTCCCGCGCTTCTACATCCGCGGCCTGGGCAACACCGACTTCGATCTCAATGCATCGCAGCCGGTGTCGCTGGTGTACGACGACGTGGTGCAGGAAAGCCCGTTGCTGAAGGGCTTCCCGCTGTTCGACCTGGCCAACGTGGAAGTGCTGCGCGGCCCGCAGGGCACGCTGTTCGGCCGCAACACGCCGGCCGGCGTGGTCAAGTTCGATTCGGCGCGCCCGTCGCAGGATGCCGATGGCTACATCCGCGTCGGCTATGGCAGCTACAACAGCTGGAACGTGCAGGGCGCCTACGGCGGCCCGCTGACCGACCGCTGGTCGGCACGTGTCTCGGCGATCTACCAGCGCCGCGATGACTGGGTCGACAACACCCGTGCCGGCGCCCCCAACAGCGGTTTCGAAGGCTATGACGAAGCCGCCGGCCGCGTGCAGTTCCTGTACGAAGGCGACGACTTCGAAGCGCTGTTCAACCTGCACAAGCGCAAGCTCAACGGCACCGCCCGCCTGTTCCGCGCCAATATCATCGAGAAGGGTGGCAACTCGCTGGTCGAGAACTTCGACCGCGACAAGGTGGCCAACGACGGCGTCAACTTCTCCGACCTGAAGACCTGGGGCGGCAGCGCGCGGCTGCAGTGGAACCTCGGCTCCATGACCCTGCACTCGATCACCGGTTATGAAACCGCCGAATCGCTCAACCGCGGTGACATCGACGGTGGCTACGGTGCGGCGTTCCTTGGCGCCGGCAACTACGGCCCGGGCCTGATTCCGTTCTCGTCGGAGTCGGCTGACGGCCTGCCGCACCATCGCCAGTGGACGCAGGAAGTCCGCATCGAGTCCAACGAGTGGGGCCGCTTCGACTGGCAGGCCGGCGTCTTCTACTTCGATGAAGACGTGACCATCAACAACTTCAACTACGACTCGCTGGCCCCGGGCAATCCGCAGACCGGCCACGTGGTGCAGAACCAGCGCAACAAGGCCTGGGCGGTGTTCGCCTCGGGTGACTTCGACGTCACCGACCGCTTCAAGCTGCGTGCCGGCGTGCGCTACACCCAGGACAAGAAGGACTTCAGCGCCAGCGTGCTGCAGGCCGTTCCGTTCGGCACCCCGGTCAGTGGCCCGTACCTGGCCAACACCGACGTCAACGACGTCAGCTGGGATCTGAGCGGCGTCTACAAGCTGACCGACGACATCAACGCCTACGCCCGCGTGGCCAAGGGCTTCCGCGCGCCGTCGATCCAGGGCCGCCTGGCCTTTGCGCCGGGTCTGTCGCAGGCCGATTCGGAGAAGGTCATCTCGTACGAGGCCGGCATCAAGGCTGACCTGTTCGAGCGCCGCGCGCGCCTGGGCCTGAGCGTGTTCCGCTACAACGTCGATGGCCAGCAGTTGATCGCGGTGGGCGGCACCAACAACACCGCCACCCTGCTCAACGCCGACAAGACCATCGGCCAGGGCGTCGAGCTGGACCTGGAGGCGTACCTGGCCGACAACGTCCTGCTGACCTTCGGCAGCAGCTACAACGACACCGAGATCAAGGACAAGGATCTGGCGGTGGCGATCTGCGGCGGCGGTTGCACCATCAACGACCCGACCACGGTGATCAACGGCGGCACCTATGCGCTGGTGAACGGCAACCCGCTGCCGCAGGCGCCGAAGTGGATCCACAACGCGACCCTGCGCGTCGGCTTCCCGCTCAGCGATGGCAGCGAGCTGTACGCCTACACCGACTGGGCCTACCGCAGTGCGGTGAACTTCTTCATCTACGAGTCGCCGGAATTCCGTGGCCGCAGTTCGCTGGAAGGCGGCCTGCGCCTGGGCTACAACTGGGATTACGGCCAGTACGACGTGGCGGTGTTCGGCCGCAACCTGACCAACCAGACCCGCGTGGTCGGCGCGATCGACTTCAACAACCTGACCGGCTTCCTCAACGAGCCGCGTACCTGGGGCGTGGAGTTCACCGCGAAGTTCTGA
- a CDS encoding phosphatase PAP2 family protein, giving the protein MSLISHPARPLLGLAVIAALAGCAATAAKPTAVEANITTKAVGYLDKSAVPASLDLVPAPPVAGSAALALDEQVSREARALRGSPRFAQAGVDAELGFPEGANHFSCAADIDVDAVKTPALYRLLERSRIDASAATKAAKNHYQRPRPFMVNGEPTCSPKDEEGLRKNGSYPSGHTSIGWAWALILSEIAPDHADAIQARGRNYGESRLVCNVHWQSDILEGRFMGAAAVARLHDNAAFNKDLLAARKEIAAARKTGLHSSRDCATENAVLKVRPQSAL; this is encoded by the coding sequence ATGTCGCTGATTTCCCACCCTGCCCGCCCGCTGCTCGGCCTTGCCGTCATCGCGGCCCTGGCGGGTTGTGCCGCCACCGCCGCCAAGCCGACCGCCGTCGAAGCCAACATCACTACCAAGGCGGTGGGCTATCTGGACAAGAGCGCGGTTCCGGCCAGCCTCGACCTGGTGCCGGCACCACCGGTGGCCGGTTCAGCCGCCCTCGCCCTGGACGAACAGGTCAGCCGTGAAGCCCGCGCGCTGCGTGGCAGCCCGCGCTTCGCCCAGGCCGGTGTCGATGCCGAACTCGGCTTCCCCGAAGGCGCCAACCACTTCTCCTGTGCCGCCGACATCGACGTCGATGCAGTGAAGACCCCCGCGCTGTACCGCCTGCTCGAACGCAGCCGGATCGACGCCAGCGCCGCCACCAAGGCCGCCAAGAACCACTACCAGCGCCCGCGCCCGTTCATGGTCAATGGTGAGCCGACCTGCTCGCCGAAGGATGAGGAAGGCCTGCGCAAGAACGGTTCCTACCCATCCGGCCACACGTCGATCGGCTGGGCCTGGGCCCTGATCCTGTCGGAGATCGCGCCGGACCACGCCGATGCCATCCAGGCCCGTGGCCGCAACTACGGCGAGAGCCGCCTGGTGTGCAATGTGCACTGGCAGAGCGACATCCTCGAAGGCCGCTTCATGGGCGCGGCCGCCGTGGCCCGCCTGCATGACAACGCAGCCTTCAACAAGGACCTGCTGGCCGCACGCAAGGAGATCGCTGCAGCGCGCAAGACCGGCCTGCACTCCAGCCGCGACTGCGCCACCGAGAATGCGGTGCTGAAGGTGCGCCCGCAGAGCGCGCTGTAA